The Pseudanabaena galeata CCNP1313 genome includes a region encoding these proteins:
- a CDS encoding CHAT domain-containing protein, with protein MASRFYALVFVALTGVLGMVSPPDLALMTVLAQTAEERKAEEDRVLKSCRDNLNAQKFQEGLLACQAALEDFKKTDNLRGQGLTLNNIGVAYNALNQYQKAIDNLQQALKIVREVKDQRIERLAVGNLATSYEKLGNFDKAIEFHLQSLAITRELKDRSGEGNALGNLGNAYYDLDKYDKVIEFQLQRLAITRELKDRSGEGNALGDLGNAYLALGKYDKAIEFHLQDLAITREIKDRRSEGQSLGNLGVAYDYLGKYDKAIEFHLQSLEIKRKIKDRLGEGNSLGNLGSAYLALGKYDKAIEFHLQRLAIAREIKDRRGEGRSLGNLGLAYDLLGKYDKAIEFHLQSIEIRREIKDRSGEGNALGNLGVAYRNLGKYDKSIELHLQSLEIAREIKNRQGEGNALGSLGIAYYSLGKYDKAIELHLQSLEIAREIKNRQGEGNALGGLGNAYYSLSKYDKAIENYLEWLAIARETKDRRSEGTALGNLGVAYDSLGKYDKVIEFQMQWLAIAQEIKDRRSEGTALNNLAVAYGKLNRDREAMIYYQQALSIAREIGDRGSEGLTLANLGDVLSKAKRPELAILFYKQSINVREAIRKDISKLDKDIQKSYLATVESTYRNLADLLLKEDRILESQQVLDLLKVQELSDYFKTVRGNNQTSQGVDLQRPEQNIIALATELNQLQQKDREGKLDQTEAQRLAQLVRAERDQNKQFNSFLDSPEIKKLITELRRVEDNQNVDVAKYRKLQKDLLSQFPKAVLLYPLILEDRLELVILNANTPPLRRTVNIKREDLNEAIITLLIELRDKTLSPEVKENSQKLYNILIKPFEAELAQLNIDTIIYAPDGQLRYIPLGSLHDGKQWLVEKYRINNITAESLTAFNSKPITNPRIFAGAFGGKGGEIRAGFSGLPATINEVQKIASQFPNTTKLIEKEFTKSITEDRANSYTILHLATHGKLAVGTPEDSFILFGNGEKVTISELKDWNLSNIDLVVLSACQTALGSKLGTGIEVLGLGYQMQAAGARVAIASLWEVSDDGTQALMEAFYAELKKGNVTVTEALRRAQVTMIKSGKYNHPFYWSAFFAIGNGL; from the coding sequence ATGGCTTCGCGGTTTTATGCGTTGGTGTTTGTGGCTCTGACTGGAGTTTTGGGCATGGTGTCGCCGCCTGATTTAGCTTTGATGACGGTGCTGGCGCAAACAGCAGAGGAGCGCAAGGCGGAAGAAGATCGAGTCTTAAAGTCATGTCGCGATAATTTGAATGCTCAAAAGTTTCAAGAGGGATTATTGGCTTGTCAGGCGGCGTTAGAGGATTTCAAAAAAACTGATAACTTGAGGGGACAGGGACTTACTCTTAACAATATCGGTGTTGCCTATAACGCTCTCAATCAATATCAAAAAGCGATTGATAATTTACAACAAGCTTTAAAGATCGTAAGGGAAGTCAAAGATCAACGAATTGAAAGACTAGCTGTTGGCAATCTGGCAACTAGCTACGAAAAGCTGGGTAACTTTGACAAAGCGATCGAGTTCCATCTGCAAAGCTTAGCTATTACGAGAGAACTCAAAGACCGTAGCGGTGAGGGAAATGCGCTGGGGAATTTGGGAAACGCTTACTATGATCTCGACAAATATGACAAAGTGATCGAGTTCCAACTGCAAAGATTAGCTATTACAAGAGAACTCAAAGACCGTAGCGGTGAGGGAAATGCGCTGGGGGATTTGGGAAACGCTTACCTAGCCCTCGGCAAATATGACAAAGCGATCGAGTTCCATTTGCAAGACTTAGCGATCACGCGGGAAATCAAAGACCGTCGCAGTGAGGGACAGTCGCTGGGAAATCTGGGAGTCGCTTACGATTACCTCGGCAAATATGACAAAGCGATCGAGTTCCATCTGCAAAGTTTAGAAATCAAGCGGAAAATCAAAGACCGTCTCGGTGAGGGAAATTCACTAGGAAATCTGGGAAGCGCTTACCTAGCCCTCGGCAAATATGACAAAGCGATCGAGTTCCATCTGCAAAGATTAGCGATCGCGCGGGAAATCAAAGACCGTCGTGGTGAGGGGCGGTCGCTCGGAAATCTAGGACTCGCTTACGATTTACTCGGCAAATATGACAAAGCGATCGAGTTTCATCTGCAAAGCATAGAAATCAGGCGGGAAATTAAAGACCGTAGCGGTGAGGGAAATGCACTGGGAAATCTGGGAGTCGCTTACCGAAACCTCGGCAAATATGACAAATCAATCGAGTTACATCTGCAAAGCTTAGAGATCGCGAGGGAAATCAAAAACCGTCAAGGCGAGGGAAATGCGCTAGGAAGTCTTGGAATCGCTTACTATTCCCTTGGCAAATATGACAAAGCGATCGAGTTACATCTGCAAAGCTTAGAGATCGCGAGAGAAATCAAAAACCGTCAAGGTGAGGGAAATGCGCTGGGAGGGCTGGGAAACGCATACTATTCCCTTAGCAAATACGACAAAGCGATTGAGAACTATCTAGAATGGTTAGCAATTGCGCGGGAAACCAAAGACCGTCGCAGTGAGGGAACTGCGCTCGGAAATCTTGGAGTCGCTTACGATTCCCTCGGCAAATATGACAAAGTGATCGAATTCCAAATGCAATGGTTAGCGATCGCACAGGAAATCAAAGACCGTCGCAGTGAGGGAACGGCGCTGAATAATTTAGCCGTTGCCTACGGAAAACTAAATCGCGATCGCGAAGCGATGATTTATTATCAGCAAGCATTGAGCATTGCTAGAGAAATTGGCGATCGAGGGAGTGAAGGTTTAACTCTCGCAAATTTAGGAGATGTATTATCCAAAGCCAAACGACCCGAACTAGCGATTCTCTTTTACAAACAATCGATCAATGTCCGCGAAGCCATCCGCAAAGACATCAGCAAACTCGATAAGGACATCCAAAAATCCTACTTAGCCACAGTCGAATCTACCTACCGCAACCTCGCCGATCTCCTGCTCAAAGAAGACCGCATCCTCGAATCACAACAAGTCCTCGACCTCCTCAAAGTCCAAGAACTCAGCGACTACTTTAAAACTGTGCGCGGCAACAACCAAACCTCCCAAGGAGTCGATCTGCAACGTCCCGAACAAAACATTATTGCCCTTGCCACCGAACTCAACCAACTGCAACAAAAAGACCGAGAAGGCAAACTAGACCAAACAGAAGCACAACGCCTTGCCCAACTTGTCCGAGCCGAACGCGACCAAAATAAACAATTTAACTCCTTCCTCGATAGCCCCGAAATCAAGAAGCTCATCACCGAACTGCGCCGCGTTGAAGACAATCAAAACGTTGACGTAGCTAAGTATCGCAAATTACAAAAAGATCTTCTTTCGCAATTTCCTAAAGCTGTCCTTCTCTATCCCCTCATTCTCGAAGATCGCCTAGAGCTAGTTATCCTCAACGCCAACACCCCACCACTGCGGCGCACCGTCAACATCAAACGCGAAGATCTTAATGAAGCAATAATTACCTTATTGATCGAACTAAGAGACAAAACCCTATCACCCGAAGTCAAGGAAAACTCACAGAAGCTTTATAACATCCTGATCAAGCCCTTTGAAGCTGAACTTGCCCAACTTAACATCGACACGATTATCTATGCCCCAGACGGACAACTGCGCTATATTCCCCTTGGCAGTCTCCATGACGGTAAACAATGGCTAGTCGAGAAATATCGGATTAATAACATCACCGCCGAATCCTTGACCGCCTTTAACAGCAAACCTATAACCAATCCGCGCATCTTTGCAGGTGCATTTGGAGGCAAAGGTGGCGAAATTCGTGCAGGTTTTAGCGGATTACCCGCAACTATCAACGAAGTCCAAAAAATTGCTAGCCAATTTCCAAACACCACCAAACTCATTGAAAAGGAATTTACCAAGAGCATTACTGAAGACAGAGCAAACTCCTATACGATTTTGCATTTAGCTACCCACGGAAAGCTAGCAGTCGGTACACCCGAAGATTCTTTTATTCTGTTTGGCAATGGCGAAAAAGTAACTATTAGCGAACTTAAGGACTGGAATTTAAGCAATATAGATCTAGTGGTGCTAAGTGCCTGTCAGACAGCATTGGGTAGCAAGTTAGGCACAGGAATTGAGGTCTTAGGTTTGGGCTATCAAATGCAAGCGGCAGGTGCGAGAGTGGCGATCGCCTCACTGTGGGAAGTTAGTGACGATGGAACCCAAGCACTGATGGAAGCATTTTATGCCGAATTAAAAAAAGGCAATGTCACGGTAACAGAAGCATTGCGCCGCGCTCAAGTGACCATGATCAAGTCTGGTAAATACAATCATCCCTTCTACTGGTCAGCATTTTTTGCGATCGGGAATGGGTTGTAA